The Styela clava chromosome 13, kaStyClav1.hap1.2, whole genome shotgun sequence genome has a window encoding:
- the LOC120332940 gene encoding protein mono-ADP-ribosyltransferase PARP14-like, producing MNENSVSIHGLPITCNVVKIKLKFESDCKVKIKNIKIGQEQAKVFLENAEDCQTFCASFPRTIKFGTTEYTLTVSSDKKDESNKVSPHTHNAQNPTSEISKSKWDFSLIHSWSTMEELSNEQKGLLVQPRNVDIKPQDIIDYFESFNDQLSGGLISRMYAMIDGIFIIFEDSETVEQIWKWRPHRINGKRVDIFVKLIPKIYGNRLVVTPCSDDLRKDDLKLLLQQSSLKTLTLKKVELQLTKSFLVLYDDDVDKKDIRQVVEKFREKNPDHKISFLRKTDCICVTKAPYDVCDDELITLFGNSDRAGGGQVTRIDRLKDENGILIYFSSYQDAEKIVDKFRGKTLPFCGFPLKLSLYFHCLYDRHVDIKNIKEIDEYYAKNIFTRTEPVIGDSSLNNARKKTFYYCKDADVNILKFLFEKQEHMNLLNLSLQPGCSAEATRHGLEISLSTESTDAESKCKRQIDKFLKYYISQKFSDFDETNKEIIDLVDSDNDDVCIRWANKAKDEVVVTGLKAEVDSFISSLKTPSDYKTLHLKEGKIRWLVDCGILKQIMKEYQVVINHDENFESINFSGMKENSIKAQSAIKKTVSTLKCERYIPSEKAFLEFLKDSKQNENISQHVLRIFQKENVCANLQFEDDWPYIWSDEKNMSSSLACLNDNLVVDESMELFSVTTNEKLSQGWKIASAMETDGKIQLRMKENILSIVGFKQFVSQAKEKLRELFGSLVNFRMIYKAEYGKAQFFLKFENFRDICRKNQLKHELVDEGILLKGTQRGLKTMGDALLAWNKNTVLLSRTVEKHGIVEYFIDGKSKHVLDTIGKNNKSTIFVKTERQRSQMLKKPNDDKFEWKAPSHKLNKVHSVALGPLKISVRQGDITNETNDGIVNVTGVTFDLSKGTISRKIVEKGGKIIKQEVFDSTGKYIRVTSNGKLKCKKILHAVIPNDRKKIVKFLVDVLKEANFRKCLSLSIPAIGTGIIGLSSAESAKMMFDAFREFVKEVKNIEHLKIIDIVIFEDSHLSDFETEVAMQGVGNQIPTKKSTYGANSPKKKSNGKKSQSNNTSATIGNLTVSVRQGDITLETNTAIVNSTGTMFDLSQGMVSQAIIRKGGSQIQKEVKSAKGDNIRVTSGGKLSCAKIIHVVTPKNPDKIGVCLINILYTAEQQSCSSISIPAIGTGQLKLPSVTMAKILMKAIHEFVDRCPNTKYLTKVDFVIYEESQMSDFRQGLLESETEYEKTRTSGSQIGKQLHGQRNAYDEKKYSPDDINNDKGCKKVEFQIYSFTQEYGEKAWTALMKKIEEMFPTYTITDNIVIGLIASKWEAIEQLRQKHNVLIQRSKDKISIEGKSHNVSIASDEIKVMLKEFGLNHTGWNAYNFSWAFKSKFNTWENFEDDISQKLELLFLQGKEKQGESSRTEENSDFVKINDQVYHVDFQNMRFFDGTDIKRIENKNVGTRRTEQLPMNNNHFGSSSTDKNRKGRDSDGTFYA from the exons ATGAATGAGAATTCTGTCTCAATTCATggtttaccaataacatgcaatgTAGTGAAAATAAAACTCAAATTTGAATCTGATTGCAAAGTCaagataaaaaatatcaaaataggTCAAGAACAAGCAAAGGTTTTTTTGGAAAATGCAGAAG ATTGCCAAACATTTTGTGCTTCTTTTCCAAGAACTATTAAGTTTGGAACTACTGAATATACACTGACTGTATCATCTGATAAAAAAGATGAATCTA ATAAGGTTTCTCCTCATACCCATAATGCACAAAATCCAACGAGTGAAATTTCAAAGTCAAAATGGGATTTTAGCTTGATTCATAGCTGGTCAACTATGGAAGAACTCTCTAATGAGCAAAA AGGTCTATTAGTTCAACCAAGGAATGTTGATATAAAACCTCAAGACATCATTGACTACTTTGAATCATTCAATGATCAGCTTTCAGGAGGTTTGATAAGCAGAATGTATGCAATGATTGATGGAATATTCATCATATTTGAAGATTCAGAAA CTGTTGAACAAATTTGGAAATGGAGACCCCACCGAATAAATGGAAAACGAGTTGacatttttgtgaaattgaTTCCTAAAATATATGGCAACAGACTTGTTGTAACA CCATGCTCAGATGACCTCCGTAAAGATGATCTGAAATTACTTTTGCAACAAAGTTCATTAAAAACTCTTACATTGAAAAAAGTTGAACTTCAACTCACTAAATCTTTCCTTGTATTGTATGATGATGATGTAG ACAAGAAAGATATTCGTCAGGTTGTTGAAAAGTTTAGGGAGAAAAATCCAGATCATAAG ATTTCGTTTCTGAGAAAAACCGACTGCATATGTGTAACAAAGGCCCCATATGATGTATGTGATGATGAACTCATTACATTATTTGGAAATTCTGACCGAGCTGGTGGAGGACAAGTTACCAGAATTGATCGTTTGAAAGATGAAAATGGCATActgatatatttttcttcttaccAGG ATGCAGAGAAAATTGTTGACAAGTTTCGTGGAAAGACATTACCTTTTTGTGGATTTCCACTGAAGCTCTCACtctattttcattgtttatatGATCGTCATGTTGATATAAAGAATATCAAAGAGATCGATGAAtattatgcaaaaaatattttcacaagaaCTGAACCAg tcatTGGTGATTCAAGTCTTAACaatgcaagaaagaaaactttttattattGTAAGGATGCTGATGTGAATATTCTTAAGTTTCTTTTTGAAAAACAAGAACATATGAATTTGCTCAATTTAAGTTTACAACCCGGGTGTTCTGCGGAAGCCACTCGGCATGGCCTGGAGATTTCTTTATCCAcg GAGTCCACTGATGCTGAAAGCAAGTGCAAGCGtcaaattgacaaatttttgaaatactacATTTCTCAAAAATTCAGTGATTTTGATGAAACCAACAAAGAAATAATTGACTTAGTAGACTCAGACAATGACGATGTTTGTATAAG ATGGGCAAACAAAGCGAAAGATGAAGTTGTGGTTACTGGTCTCAAAGCAGAAGTGGATTCTTTTATTTCTAGCTTGAAAACACCATCTGATTATAAAACTTTGCATCTCAAAGAAGGAAAAATCAG GTGGCTGGTGGATTGtggaattttaaaacaaattatgaAAGAGTATCAAGTTGTTATAAATcatgatgaaaattttgaatcaattaaCTTTTCTGGCATGAAAGAAAATTCAATAAAAGCTCAATCTGCTATTAAAAAGACTGTATCT acTCTAAAATGTGAAAGATATATCCCAAGCGAAAAGGCTTTTTTGGAGTTTTTAAAGGACTCTAAacagaatgaaaatatttcacagCATGTTCtcagaatatttcaaaaagaaaatgtTTGTG CAAATCTTCAATTTGAAGATGATTGGCCCTATATATGGTCAGATGAAAAGAATATGAGTTCTTCTTTAGCATGTTTGAATGACAATTTAGTTGTTGACGAGTCTATGGAACTTTTTTCTGTAACCACGAATGAAAAGCTGAGCCAAGGTTGGAAAATTGCATCCGCAATGGAAACTGATGGGAAAATTCAGCTTCGTATGAAA GAGAATATTTTGTCAATTGTCGGCTTCAAACAGTTTGTAAGCCAGGCCAAAGAAAAATTGAGGGAACTATTTGGATCTTTGGTGAATTTCAGAATGATATATAAGGCAGAGTATGGAAAAGCTCAATTTTTCTTGAAGTTTGAAAACTTTAGAGACATTTGCCGAAAAAATCAATTGAAGCATGAGTTGGTTGATGAAGGTATCTTACTGAAGGGGACACAAAGAGGCCTGAAAACAA TGGGAGATGCTTTATTGGCTTGGAACAAGAATACTGTTTTGCTGTCAAGAACTGTGGAAAAACATGGCATTGTAGAGTATTTCATCGATGGCAAAAGTAAACACGTACTGGATACAATTGGGAAAAATAATAAGTCAACAATATTTGTCAAAACAGAAAGACAAAGATCACAAATGCTCAAg AAACCAAATGATGACAAGTTTGAATGGAAAGCACCAAGTCATAAATTGAACAAAGTACATTCAGTTGCACTTGGACCCTTGAAAATATCTGTTCGTCAAGGTGATATAACCAATGAAACTAATGATGGAATTGTCAATGTAACTGGAGTAACATTTGATTTGTCCAAAG GGACAATATCCAGAAAAATAGTAGAAAAAGGTGGAAAAATAATCAAGCAAGAAGTATTTGATTCTACGGGGAAATATATTCGCGTAACGAGCAACGGAAAActcaaatgcaaaaaaatactACATGCAGTCATCCCCAATGACAGAAagaaaattgtcaaatttttagttgatgttttaaaagaAGCCAACTTTCGCAAATGCCTATCTCTTTCAATACCTGCTATTGGAACAG GTATAATTGGCCTATCAAGTGCAGAATCTGCAAAAATGATGTTTGATGCTTTTCGAGAATTTGTGAAAGaagttaaaaatattgaacatcTAAAAATCATTGATATTGTGATATTTGAAGACTCACATTTGTCGGATTTTGAAACTGAAGTTGCCATGCAAGGAGTTG GAAATCAAATTCCAACTAAAAAAAGCACATATGGAGCAAATTCTCCGAAGAAG AAAAGTAATGGAAAGAAAAGCCAATCCAATAATACATCAGCCACGATTGGTAATCTTACAGTATCTGTGCGGCAAGGAGACATTACTTTGGAGACTAACACTGCTATTGTTAACAGTACTGGAACAATGTTTGATTTGTCTCAAG GAATGGTTTCACAAGCGATTATACGCAAAGGTGGATCACAAATTCAAAAAGAAGTTAAATCAGCTAAGGGTGATAATATTCGTGTGACATCTGGTGGGAAACTTTCATGTGCAAAGATAATTCATGTTGTGACACCAAAAAATCCAGACAAAATTGGAGTTTGTTTAATAAACATTTTGTATACTGCTGAACAACAAAGTTGCTCATCTATATCAATTCCAGCTATTGGTACAG GGCAGCTGAAATTGCCTAGTGTGACAATGGCCAAAATATTGATGAAAGCTATCCATGAATTTGTGGACAGATGTCCAAACACAAAATATCTGACTAAAGTTGATTTTGTGATATATGAGGAGTCACAAATGAGCGATTTCAGACAAGGGCTTCTGGAAAGTGAAACTG AGTATGAAAAAACAAGGACTTCCGGCAGTCAAATTGGCAAACAATTACATGGACAAAGGAATGCTTATG ATGAGAAAAAATATAGTCCAGATGATATTAACAATGACAAAGGATGTAAAAAAgtggaatttcaaatttattcctTTACTCAAGAATATGGGGAGAAG GCCTGGACTgctctaatgaaaaaaatcgagGAAATGTTTCCGACTTATACAATTACTGACAACATTGTAATTGGTCTGATTGCTTCAAAATGGGAAGCTATTGAACAATTGCGTCAGAAACATAATGTTCTTATTCAAAG ATCTAAAGATAAAATCTCAATTGAGGGAAAATCGCATAATGTATCAATTGCCTCAGATGAGATCAAAGTTATGCTGAAGGAATTTGGACTCAATCATACGGGTTGGAATGCTTATAATTTTTCTTGGGCATTCAAGAGTAAGTTTAACACTTGGGAAAATTTTGAAGATGACATCAGCCAGAAGTTAGAATTGCTGTTTCTGCAG GGAAAAGAAAAACAAGGAGAATCAAGTAGAACGGAAGAAAACTCAGATTTTGTGAAAATCAATGATCAAGTTTATCATGTTGATTTCCAAAATATGCGATTTTTCGATGGAACTGATATAAAAAGAATAG aaaataaaaatgtcgGAACCAGACGAACTGAGCAGTTACCAATGAATAACAACCATTTTGGATCATCTTCG ACGGACAAGAATAGAAAGGGTAGAGATTCAGATGGGACATTTTATGCATAA